The segment ACGAGCGCACCCTCCGCTCGCCCGTCTCAGCGCCCGAGGTCCTCGTGGGCGCTCGACAGGTTCCGGGAGGCCAGCGCCGCCAGCAGGGAGAGTTCTCCGGCGAGCGCGCCCACCGCGATGATTTCGGCGAGCGCGTCGGCGTTGCTTCCCGCGGGGTCGCCGCCGCCGCGCAGTCCGAGTACGTCGAGGGCTTCGGATTGGGTCCCGAGTTTCGTGCCGCCGCCGACCGTGCCGACCTCCAGACTGGCGAGGCTCACGCTGGCGTAGAGCGCGTCGTCGCGCGCCTCGACGGTCGTGATGGCGTTGGACCCTTCCACGACCTGCGCGGCGTCCTGCCCGGTGGCGAGGAACGCCGCGGCGACGACGTTCGCGGCGTGGGCGTTGAACCCGAGGCTCCCCGCCTTGGCGGAGCCGACGAGATTCTTGCGCGTGTTGGCCTCCTCGATGGCCTCGGGCGTCGTGTGCAGGCGCTGTTCGACCGTCTCGCGCGGGATTTCCACGTCGGCGGTGACGCTCCGGCCGCGACCCTCGACGGCGTTGATTGCGGCCGGTTTCTTGTCGGTGCAGAGGTTGCCCGAGAGCGCGACGAGCGAGGCGGGCGTCTCGTCCTCCACGAGGTCGGCGGCCTCTCGGGTGGCGATAGTTACCATGTTCATCCCCATCGCGTCCTTGGTGTCGTAGACGAACCGGAGGAACACCGAGTCGCCGACGACGTAGGTGTCCACGTCCAGCAACTCGCCGTGACTGGTGGTCGATTCCGCGGCTTCCCGGAGTCGGTCGGTGTTCTC is part of the Halorussus salinus genome and harbors:
- the hmgA gene encoding hydroxymethylglutaryl-CoA reductase (NADPH); amino-acid sequence: MTDDSGANDGDATAASDPDALAELVREGELRLHELDDRTDAETAATARRRLLEAETDADLETVGDYALDAEQVADTNVENMLGAAQIPMGVVGPVEVAGGAADGQFYLPLATTEGALVASVNRGCSVIARSGGADARVTKSGMTRAPVFRVAGIAEAEEVVSWVGENTDRLREAAESTTSHGELLDVDTYVVGDSVFLRFVYDTKDAMGMNMVTIATREAADLVEDETPASLVALSGNLCTDKKPAAINAVEGRGRSVTADVEIPRETVEQRLHTTPEAIEEANTRKNLVGSAKAGSLGFNAHAANVVAAAFLATGQDAAQVVEGSNAITTVEARDDALYASVSLASLEVGTVGGGTKLGTQSEALDVLGLRGGGDPAGSNADALAEIIAVGALAGELSLLAALASRNLSSAHEDLGR